Proteins encoded in a region of the Veillonella parvula genome:
- the xdh gene encoding selenium-dependent xanthine dehydrogenase encodes MYRFQVNGTQYEVQEDQRLIDFLRADLKLTGTKEGCSAGACGTCTVIIDGKKAKACVSKLSQLDGKSIVTIEGLSEREKAVYTYAFGECGAVQCGFCIPGMIISAKVLIDENNDPTPDDVKKAILGNICRCTGYVKIEEGIMLAAKMFRENLPVPEKDTNGNVGARLHRVDAEEKALGTGQYADDIYMDGMIYAKALRSKYPRARVDRVDVSKALEHPACVTALTAKDVPFNKTGHLVPDWDVLIAEGDITRYVGDAIALVATTEKKYLDEVLALVEVDYTELEPILDPLEALKPDAPQLHPEGNVLSRQTLSRGDVDKAIAEAAFVVTNHYSTPQTDHAFMEPECAVAYREGDEIHLHSGSQNVYDDRREVARMLGIPNESVKVHSMLVGGGFGGKEDMTVQHHASLVAWLTGKPTKVLFSRQESLNIHTKRHAMEMDITTACDAEGNLVASKVNIISNCGAYASLGGPVLQRAGTHSCGPYHFDNFAFDGVCVYTNTVPGGAFRGFGVTQTIFGQEQNIDELAALVGMDPWEFRYKNVVRPGDSLPNGQICSKETALVECLEAVKDAYYASDRTGLAVCLKNSGIGVGLPDTGRVILEVRDGKVRIRTGAACIGQGMATMATQVLCETTGLTADKVFVERPDTVRTPDSGTTTASRQTLFTGEATRKASLRLKEMLASKTLEELNGVEIYEEFLGETDPFNSDKSHPKNHVAYGYGACVATIGEDNKVANLHVAYDVGRVVNPQSCTGQAEGGAIMGMGYAVTEDFPYKEGYVTSKYGTLGLLRATQCPPIHVSLIEKGTPEQYAYGAKGIGEISSIPIAPAIANAYRRIDGEPRRSLPIKHTGYKK; translated from the coding sequence ATGTACCGCTTTCAAGTGAATGGCACCCAATATGAGGTTCAAGAGGATCAACGTTTAATTGATTTCTTGCGAGCTGATTTAAAGCTGACGGGCACTAAAGAAGGTTGTAGTGCTGGTGCATGTGGTACGTGTACAGTAATTATAGACGGAAAAAAAGCAAAGGCTTGTGTAAGCAAACTATCTCAATTAGATGGTAAATCAATTGTCACGATTGAAGGTTTATCTGAACGAGAAAAAGCAGTATACACCTATGCTTTTGGTGAATGCGGAGCGGTGCAGTGTGGTTTCTGTATACCAGGTATGATTATTAGTGCAAAAGTATTGATTGACGAAAATAATGACCCTACACCTGACGATGTTAAAAAGGCGATATTAGGTAATATTTGCCGTTGTACAGGCTATGTAAAAATTGAAGAGGGCATTATGTTAGCTGCAAAAATGTTCCGTGAGAATTTACCAGTTCCAGAAAAGGATACAAATGGTAATGTAGGCGCTCGTTTACACCGTGTAGATGCTGAGGAAAAAGCATTAGGTACTGGACAATATGCTGATGATATCTATATGGATGGCATGATTTATGCCAAAGCATTGCGTTCTAAATACCCACGAGCTAGAGTTGATCGTGTTGATGTATCTAAAGCTCTTGAACATCCAGCGTGTGTAACGGCATTGACCGCTAAGGATGTACCATTCAATAAGACTGGTCATTTAGTACCGGATTGGGATGTACTTATCGCCGAAGGTGATATTACACGTTATGTAGGCGATGCAATTGCATTGGTAGCAACTACTGAGAAGAAGTATCTAGATGAAGTATTGGCTTTAGTTGAAGTTGATTATACTGAATTAGAACCCATACTAGATCCATTGGAAGCGCTAAAACCAGATGCTCCTCAATTACATCCAGAGGGAAATGTATTGTCTCGTCAAACGTTATCTCGTGGCGATGTAGATAAGGCTATTGCAGAGGCTGCTTTTGTAGTAACAAATCATTATTCTACGCCTCAAACCGACCATGCATTTATGGAACCAGAATGTGCCGTTGCATATCGTGAGGGAGACGAAATTCATCTGCATTCAGGTAGCCAAAATGTTTATGATGATCGGCGTGAAGTTGCTCGTATGCTTGGCATTCCAAATGAATCTGTAAAGGTTCATAGCATGCTCGTAGGTGGCGGTTTTGGTGGTAAAGAGGATATGACCGTACAGCATCATGCATCTCTCGTAGCTTGGCTTACAGGTAAACCAACTAAGGTTCTATTCTCTCGTCAAGAAAGTCTTAATATCCATACTAAACGTCATGCGATGGAAATGGATATTACAACAGCTTGTGATGCAGAAGGTAATCTGGTAGCAAGTAAGGTAAATATCATTTCTAATTGTGGCGCGTATGCATCTTTAGGAGGTCCTGTACTTCAACGTGCTGGTACCCATTCTTGTGGCCCTTATCACTTTGATAATTTTGCCTTTGATGGTGTATGTGTTTATACAAATACTGTTCCTGGTGGTGCATTTCGTGGGTTTGGCGTAACACAAACTATCTTTGGTCAAGAGCAAAATATTGATGAATTAGCTGCGTTGGTAGGCATGGATCCTTGGGAATTCCGCTATAAAAATGTTGTGCGCCCTGGTGACTCATTACCAAATGGCCAAATTTGTTCCAAAGAAACCGCTTTAGTAGAATGTTTGGAAGCTGTAAAAGATGCATATTATGCCTCTGATCGTACTGGTCTTGCGGTATGTTTGAAAAATAGTGGTATTGGTGTAGGACTACCTGATACGGGTCGCGTTATTTTAGAAGTACGTGATGGTAAAGTTCGTATTCGTACGGGTGCTGCTTGTATTGGTCAAGGCATGGCTACTATGGCAACACAAGTACTTTGTGAAACAACAGGCTTAACGGCGGATAAAGTATTTGTAGAACGTCCTGATACAGTACGCACACCAGATTCTGGTACAACTACTGCATCTCGTCAAACGCTCTTTACCGGTGAAGCAACGCGCAAAGCAAGTCTTCGCTTAAAAGAAATGTTAGCTTCTAAAACATTAGAAGAACTGAATGGCGTAGAGATTTATGAAGAGTTCCTCGGTGAAACAGATCCATTTAATTCTGATAAATCGCATCCAAAAAATCACGTTGCCTATGGTTATGGTGCATGTGTAGCAACAATTGGTGAAGACAATAAGGTTGCTAATTTACATGTAGCATACGATGTAGGTCGTGTAGTGAACCCTCAATCCTGTACAGGTCAGGCCGAAGGTGGTGCCATTATGGGAATGGGTTATGCAGTTACAGAAGACTTCCCTTATAAAGAAGGGTATGTAACATCTAAATACGGTACGCTAGGACTTCTTAGAGCTACCCAATGTCCTCCAATTCATGTAAGTCTTATCGAAAAAGGGACACCAGAACAATATGCATACGGAGCTAAAGGTATTGGCGAAATTTCTAGCATTCCGATTGCACCGGCTATTGCAAATGCGTATCGTCGTATCGACGGAGAACCACGTAGGTCCTTGCCGATTAAACATACAGGTTATAAAAAATAG
- a CDS encoding nucleobase:cation symporter-2 family protein, with protein MSKGASGVDHVDGMLPIPQLFAYGLQHVLAMYAGAVAVPIIIAQAMHLPIEDLIRLITADLFTCGVATLIQTLGFGSVGGRIPLIQGVTFASVGPMIMIGQQHDINTIYGAIIVAGLFTFLVAPFFSRLIRLFPPVVTGTIITIIGINLMPVAVNWMGGGVGNKNFGDPLYIALGVATFVLVILTYRFGKGFLGNLAILVGLILGTALAMIVGITDFSEVGRSQWISVVTPFYFGLPTFDFASIVSMIIVMLVVMVETTGDSIAVGEIVDKPIGQNELAAVLRADGLSTIIGGILNSFPYTAFAQNVGLIAVTRVKSRFVVAASGVILILLGLFPKLAAIVACIPNAVLGGAGIAMFGMIIASGIRSLGKVSFDGNYNLMLVAISIGVSMIPLAAPQFYTHFPAWAQILLKSGITAGSIVAVILNVMFNGFGYKTVNEPNRATRKYRHFTRFKGYPKHFYQ; from the coding sequence ATGAGTAAAGGTGCATCTGGTGTCGACCATGTAGATGGTATGCTGCCAATCCCGCAGTTATTCGCTTATGGTTTACAGCACGTTCTGGCTATGTATGCTGGGGCAGTAGCTGTACCAATTATTATTGCACAAGCTATGCATTTGCCAATTGAAGATTTAATTCGTTTGATTACAGCTGACTTATTTACATGTGGTGTAGCTACATTGATTCAAACATTAGGATTCGGATCAGTTGGCGGGCGTATTCCTCTTATTCAAGGTGTTACATTTGCTTCTGTAGGCCCTATGATTATGATTGGTCAACAGCATGATATCAATACGATTTACGGTGCGATTATCGTAGCTGGTCTCTTTACATTCCTTGTGGCACCATTTTTCAGTCGTTTGATTCGGCTATTCCCACCTGTAGTAACAGGTACTATCATTACTATTATTGGTATCAACTTGATGCCAGTAGCTGTTAACTGGATGGGGGGTGGCGTAGGCAATAAAAACTTTGGCGATCCACTATACATAGCTCTTGGTGTAGCTACATTTGTTCTCGTTATATTAACTTATCGATTTGGTAAAGGTTTCCTTGGTAATTTGGCAATCTTAGTTGGCCTTATTCTCGGTACAGCCTTAGCTATGATTGTTGGTATTACAGATTTTTCAGAGGTAGGACGTTCTCAATGGATTTCTGTTGTAACACCATTCTATTTTGGTCTTCCAACCTTTGACTTTGCTTCTATTGTATCTATGATTATTGTAATGCTCGTAGTTATGGTAGAAACAACTGGTGATAGTATTGCGGTAGGTGAAATTGTAGATAAACCTATTGGTCAAAATGAATTGGCTGCGGTACTTCGCGCGGATGGCTTGTCTACTATTATTGGTGGTATCCTTAATAGTTTTCCGTATACAGCATTTGCTCAAAACGTAGGTCTTATTGCTGTAACACGTGTTAAGAGTCGTTTCGTTGTAGCAGCATCTGGTGTAATTTTAATTTTATTAGGCCTTTTCCCTAAATTAGCCGCTATCGTAGCTTGTATTCCAAATGCTGTACTAGGGGGCGCAGGGATTGCTATGTTCGGCATGATTATCGCCAGTGGGATTCGTTCTCTTGGTAAAGTTAGTTTCGATGGTAACTATAACCTGATGCTAGTTGCCATTAGTATTGGGGTATCCATGATTCCTCTTGCAGCACCTCAATTCTATACACACTTTCCAGCATGGGCTCAAATTCTGTTGAAATCTGGTATCACAGCTGGTAGTATAGTAGCTGTTATTTTAAATGTAATGTTTAATGGTTTTGGTTATAAAACTGTTAACGAACCTAATCGTGCGACTCGTAAATATCGCCACTTCACACGATTCAAAGGTTATCCTAAACATTTCTACCAATAA
- a CDS encoding RuBisCO large subunit C-terminal-like domain-containing protein, whose translation MKDERFIVTYRIEASTYEEAKSIAWAVQVEQTIEFPYEFVTDPYIKETITGRLESLEPIVEDSPYINVGVMPNAVIDTSRYYLARISYHVDTTALEATQFLNVVFGNSSLQPHIWVVDIELCPTLYDVFKGPQFGLQGIRRLVETPTRPMIQAVVKPMGTPNVELARMCGAYTRGGADVIKDDHGISNQSFSQYKDRVKRCAAMVQEMNAVHGTHTLYAANVSGDGTDVLERAYFAKEAGATALMVAAGLVGFGWLHKLATDENLRLPIIHHPAYSGGFVSPGVSGVADYLQLGLLPRIFGADMPIFVSYGGRFTFTEEQCKRISSYIKQPLGLMKAACPAPGGGVTDARLNELVELYGNDTMFLVGGDMFRRGSDIEANMSYFVERLTKLSERT comes from the coding sequence ATGAAAGACGAGCGATTTATAGTTACATATAGAATAGAAGCGAGTACATATGAAGAAGCAAAATCAATTGCTTGGGCTGTTCAAGTGGAGCAAACTATAGAATTTCCTTATGAGTTTGTAACGGATCCATACATTAAAGAAACTATTACTGGTCGACTAGAATCTCTTGAACCTATAGTAGAAGACTCTCCTTATATCAATGTAGGTGTGATGCCAAATGCTGTAATTGACACCTCTCGTTACTATTTGGCTCGTATTTCATATCACGTAGATACCACGGCCTTAGAGGCTACACAATTTTTAAATGTTGTCTTTGGTAATTCTTCGTTACAGCCACATATTTGGGTAGTAGATATTGAACTATGTCCAACACTTTACGATGTGTTTAAGGGACCACAATTTGGCTTACAAGGAATTCGTCGATTAGTGGAAACCCCGACGCGTCCAATGATTCAAGCCGTTGTAAAGCCGATGGGCACACCGAATGTAGAATTGGCTCGTATGTGTGGCGCTTACACACGTGGTGGTGCAGATGTCATAAAGGATGATCATGGTATTTCTAATCAGTCCTTCTCTCAATATAAAGATCGTGTAAAACGATGTGCTGCTATGGTACAGGAAATGAATGCTGTACATGGTACACATACTTTATATGCTGCAAACGTATCAGGTGATGGTACAGATGTGTTAGAACGCGCTTATTTTGCCAAAGAGGCTGGTGCTACAGCTCTCATGGTGGCTGCAGGTCTCGTTGGTTTCGGTTGGTTACACAAATTAGCTACTGATGAAAACTTACGATTGCCCATTATTCATCATCCAGCTTATTCTGGTGGATTTGTAAGCCCTGGTGTATCTGGAGTAGCTGACTATTTACAACTAGGTTTATTACCTCGTATCTTTGGGGCTGATATGCCAATTTTCGTATCTTATGGTGGACGCTTTACTTTTACAGAGGAACAATGCAAGAGGATTTCCTCTTACATTAAACAGCCATTAGGTTTGATGAAAGCAGCTTGCCCGGCACCGGGTGGTGGTGTTACAGATGCTCGTCTTAATGAACTCGTTGAGCTGTACGGAAATGATACTATGTTCCTCGTTGGCGGTGACATGTTCCGTCGAGGATCAGATATTGAGGCTAATATGTCGTACTTTGTAGAGCGTTTGACTAAATTATCTGAAAGAACGTAA